From a region of the Myxococcus stipitatus genome:
- a CDS encoding SycD/LcrH family type III secretion system chaperone, with protein MPSEDSQDEAKLAALLQRWADGKATLREVRGYSNDELYAIAKTAYFFFYQGRINEARTLFQGLYAVNPTDAYFAKALGVVEMAAGNGQGALAAFDVAAKLAPQDPAVYVGRAEVKLALNQKQQAMEDLRRAAAMTPAEDPVVRKAGAMLTALGRR; from the coding sequence ATGCCGTCGGAGGATTCGCAGGACGAGGCGAAGCTGGCGGCACTCCTCCAGCGCTGGGCGGACGGCAAGGCCACCCTGCGCGAGGTGCGCGGCTACTCGAACGACGAGCTCTACGCCATCGCCAAGACGGCGTACTTCTTCTTCTACCAGGGCCGCATCAACGAAGCCCGCACCCTGTTCCAGGGCCTGTACGCGGTGAACCCCACGGACGCCTACTTCGCCAAGGCGCTGGGCGTGGTGGAGATGGCCGCCGGCAACGGGCAGGGCGCGCTCGCCGCCTTCGACGTCGCCGCCAAACTGGCCCCGCAGGACCCGGCCGTCTATGTCGGCCGCGCCGAGGTCAAGCTCGCCCTCAACCAGAAGCAGCAGGCGATGGAAGACCTTCGACGCGCCGCGGCGATGACCCCCGCGGAGGACCCGGTGGTCCGCAAGGCGGGGGCCATGCTCACGGCGCTCGGACGGCGTTGA
- the sctR gene encoding type III secretion system export apparatus subunit SctR, whose translation MNAPTPARSLLPRVPPWLFAAAVSLHPFIALADKKRGGPAIPESVANEAVNSDSFTSRPLILILALAAMGLVPFALMMVTSFVKISVVLSIVRSALGTQQIPPTQVITGLAVILTVYIMAPVGTSMYREAGVDIWAKGPGVFSSETVGSMLGAANKSKEPLRAWLMKKVTVKDRSLFYNLAKKMRTGEDRDAVKDDDFMVIIPAFVVSELKEAFQIGFLLFVPFIVIDMVVANILLALGMHMLSPTTISMPFKLLLFVLVDGWYLIAKGLVVGYL comes from the coding sequence GTGAACGCCCCGACTCCCGCCCGCTCCCTCCTCCCGCGCGTGCCGCCCTGGTTGTTCGCGGCCGCCGTGTCGCTCCATCCCTTCATCGCGCTCGCGGACAAGAAGCGCGGCGGTCCGGCCATCCCGGAGTCCGTCGCCAACGAGGCGGTCAACAGCGACTCCTTCACGTCCCGCCCGCTCATCCTCATCCTCGCCCTGGCGGCGATGGGCCTGGTGCCCTTCGCGCTGATGATGGTGACGAGCTTCGTGAAGATCTCCGTCGTGCTGTCCATCGTCCGCTCGGCGCTGGGCACGCAGCAGATTCCGCCCACCCAGGTCATCACCGGGCTGGCCGTCATCCTCACCGTCTACATCATGGCGCCGGTGGGCACGTCCATGTACCGCGAGGCGGGCGTGGACATCTGGGCCAAGGGCCCCGGCGTCTTCTCCTCGGAGACGGTGGGGTCGATGCTGGGGGCCGCCAACAAGTCGAAGGAGCCCTTGCGCGCGTGGCTGATGAAGAAGGTCACCGTGAAGGACCGCTCGCTCTTCTACAACCTCGCCAAGAAGATGCGGACGGGCGAGGACCGCGACGCGGTGAAGGACGACGACTTCATGGTCATCATCCCCGCCTTCGTGGTGTCGGAGCTGAAGGAGGCCTTCCAGATAGGCTTCCTGCTCTTCGTGCCCTTCATCGTCATCGACATGGTGGTGGCCAACATCCTGCTGGCGCTGGGCATGCACATGCTGTCGCCCACCACCATCTCCATGCCCTTCAAGCTGCTGCTGTTCGTGCTCGTGGACGGCTGGTACCTCATCGCCAAGGGCCTCGTCGTCGGCTACCTGTAG
- a CDS encoding flagellar biosynthetic protein FliR — MNVADIVSELAARANLSAAIFAVALLMCRVMPVLIFSPFLGGEVVPTEMKMGIGLTLSLVLYPTISGTITTIPLSALPYIALMAKEVFIGFTMAFVINTVFEAARVAGTLVDTMAGSNNAQLYVPALGQQVSLFTNLKVQMAVVLFLTLNGHHVVISALAESLALVPLDGFPRFSGGMWTFFDLILKVFAGMMGVSLALAAPAMLAAFLTDVALGAINRVAPQIQVFFISMSIKPLVTVLITFLVFSALLGRMQDEMGVMLRLLKEALKLLA, encoded by the coding sequence ATGAACGTCGCGGACATCGTGTCCGAGCTGGCCGCTCGGGCGAACCTCTCCGCCGCCATCTTCGCGGTGGCCCTGTTGATGTGCCGGGTGATGCCGGTGCTCATCTTCAGCCCGTTCCTGGGCGGCGAGGTGGTCCCCACCGAGATGAAGATGGGCATCGGGCTGACCCTGTCGCTCGTGCTCTACCCGACCATCTCCGGCACCATCACCACCATCCCCCTGAGCGCGCTGCCGTACATCGCGCTGATGGCCAAGGAGGTCTTCATCGGCTTCACCATGGCCTTCGTCATCAACACCGTGTTCGAGGCGGCGCGCGTGGCGGGCACGCTGGTGGACACCATGGCCGGCAGCAACAACGCGCAGCTCTACGTGCCCGCGCTCGGCCAGCAGGTGTCGCTGTTCACCAACCTCAAGGTGCAGATGGCGGTGGTGCTCTTCCTCACCCTCAACGGCCACCACGTGGTCATCTCCGCCCTGGCGGAGAGCCTCGCGCTGGTGCCGCTGGACGGCTTCCCCCGCTTCAGCGGGGGGATGTGGACCTTCTTCGACCTCATCCTCAAGGTCTTCGCCGGGATGATGGGCGTGAGCCTGGCCCTGGCGGCCCCGGCGATGCTGGCCGCCTTCCTCACGGACGTGGCGCTCGGCGCCATCAACCGCGTGGCGCCTCAAATCCAGGTGTTCTTCATCTCCATGTCCATCAAGCCGCTCGTCACCGTGCTCATCACCTTCCTGGTGTTCAGCGCGCTGCTGGGGCGGATGCAGGACGAGATGGGTGTCATGCTGCGACTGCTCAAAGAGGCCCTCAAGCTGCTGGCTTGA
- the fliQ gene encoding flagellar biosynthesis protein FliQ — translation MNQLTFITQEALFLVLVVSAPPVLMSLLVGFIISLFQATTQIQEQTLTFAPKVVIVFGVLAMTGPWIGSQLMRFTFHVFDRFPALIK, via the coding sequence ATGAACCAGCTCACGTTCATCACCCAGGAGGCCCTGTTCCTGGTGCTGGTGGTGTCGGCCCCGCCGGTCCTCATGAGCCTGCTGGTGGGCTTCATCATCTCCCTGTTCCAGGCGACCACGCAGATCCAGGAGCAGACGCTCACCTTCGCGCCCAAGGTCGTCATCGTCTTCGGCGTGCTCGCCATGACGGGCCCGTGGATCGGCAGTCAGCTGATGCGCTTCACCTTCCACGTCTTCGACCGGTTCCCCGCGCTCATCAAATGA
- a CDS encoding EscU/YscU/HrcU family type III secretion system export apparatus switch protein: MSDDAEIAIALKYDKEADSAPRVVAKGLRLKAEKIRAIAKEHNIPIMRNVPLANALYRVEVGQEVPEELYDAVAEVLNFIYALQREQQAASATSGKG, translated from the coding sequence ATGAGTGACGACGCCGAGATCGCCATCGCGCTGAAGTACGACAAGGAGGCCGACAGCGCCCCGCGCGTGGTGGCCAAGGGGCTGCGCCTCAAGGCGGAGAAGATCCGCGCCATCGCCAAGGAGCACAACATCCCCATCATGCGCAACGTGCCCCTGGCCAACGCGCTGTACCGGGTGGAGGTGGGGCAGGAGGTGCCGGAGGAGCTGTACGACGCGGTGGCCGAGGTCCTCAACTTCATCTACGCGCTCCAGCGCGAGCAGCAGGCCGCGTCCGCGACATCCGGAAAAGGGTAG
- the sctU gene encoding type III secretion system export apparatus subunit SctU, which translates to MSDDGGDKTEEPSQKKLDDARKKGQVWKSKDLSGVAVLVVGLAALKASWDTLETEISSLFTFTFDHMSRGGDDLRVATGQLLYLGLRALLIVSLPVLAGGAVIGGLLEFLQVGSLFTMDPLMPKLDKLNPLGGLKNMFSKKSLVELLKNLIKISVTAYVVYGVARDAMPLVLETVRQDTRTIMVIMGELVTRVATRVALLFVLFGIFDVWWQRKSYMKDMMMSKDDVKKEYKESEGDPHHKAKRKELHQEIMEGAQMEAVREADVIVTNPDHVAVALKYDREKDGAPRVLAKGIDHKAERIKGIAKEQDVPTLRNVPLAHALLRVEVGHEVPEELYDAVAEVLNFVYGLKNGAPAPVVRA; encoded by the coding sequence ATGTCGGATGACGGTGGAGACAAAACAGAAGAACCGTCGCAGAAGAAGCTCGACGACGCGCGCAAGAAGGGCCAGGTCTGGAAGAGCAAGGACCTGAGCGGCGTGGCGGTGCTCGTCGTGGGCCTCGCCGCGCTCAAGGCGTCCTGGGACACGCTGGAGACGGAGATCTCCAGCCTGTTCACCTTCACCTTCGACCACATGTCCCGGGGCGGGGACGACCTGCGCGTGGCCACCGGCCAGCTGCTCTACCTGGGGCTGCGCGCGCTGCTCATCGTGTCGCTGCCGGTGCTCGCCGGCGGGGCGGTGATTGGCGGCCTCCTGGAGTTCCTCCAGGTCGGCTCGCTGTTCACCATGGACCCGCTGATGCCCAAGCTGGACAAGCTCAATCCGCTCGGCGGGTTGAAGAACATGTTCAGCAAGAAGTCCCTGGTCGAGCTGCTCAAGAACCTCATCAAGATTTCCGTCACGGCCTACGTCGTCTACGGCGTGGCCCGCGACGCCATGCCCCTGGTGCTCGAGACGGTCCGCCAGGACACGCGCACCATCATGGTCATCATGGGAGAGCTGGTGACGCGGGTGGCCACGCGCGTCGCGCTGCTCTTCGTGCTCTTCGGCATCTTCGACGTCTGGTGGCAGCGCAAGTCCTACATGAAGGACATGATGATGTCGAAGGACGACGTGAAGAAGGAGTACAAGGAGAGCGAGGGCGACCCGCACCACAAGGCCAAGCGCAAGGAGCTCCACCAGGAAATCATGGAGGGCGCGCAGATGGAGGCGGTGCGGGAGGCGGACGTCATCGTCACCAACCCGGACCACGTGGCGGTGGCGCTCAAGTACGACCGGGAGAAGGATGGCGCGCCCCGGGTGCTGGCGAAGGGCATCGACCACAAGGCCGAGCGCATCAAGGGCATCGCGAAGGAGCAGGACGTGCCCACGCTGCGCAACGTGCCGCTGGCGCACGCGCTGCTGCGCGTGGAGGTGGGCCACGAGGTGCCGGAGGAGCTGTACGACGCGGTGGCCGAGGTCCTCAACTTCGTCTACGGCCTGAAGAACGGCGCGCCGGCCCCGGTGGTCCGCGCGTGA